A portion of the Thermoplasmata archaeon genome contains these proteins:
- the dph5 gene encoding diphthine synthase, which translates to MGLSFIGLGLFDEKDISLKGLEAARACEYLFAEFYTATLSGTTVESLERLLGKPINVLVREEVERGDRILELARRAEVGFLVVGDPFTATTHIELRIRAHRAGIPVSVVHGSSVYTSVPGLLGLQHYKFGRTTSLPFPEKGFFPKSPYEVIRENTARGLHTLVLLDIQAEKGRLMTANEALEIMLALEAGEGGGVLKGERLVCVVARAGSMTPVVRAGSIERLRHEGFGPPHHTIVVPGRLHFMEAEALVELAGAPKEILEDRGPGP; encoded by the coding sequence ATGGGACTGAGTTTCATCGGCCTCGGACTCTTCGACGAGAAAGACATAAGCTTGAAAGGTCTGGAGGCAGCGCGCGCATGCGAATATCTCTTCGCCGAATTTTACACTGCGACCCTTTCTGGGACCACGGTCGAATCTCTTGAAAGGCTTCTTGGAAAACCGATAAATGTTCTGGTGAGGGAAGAGGTGGAGAGAGGGGACAGAATTCTTGAGCTGGCAAGGAGGGCCGAAGTCGGTTTCCTTGTTGTAGGTGACCCCTTCACGGCTACCACCCACATAGAGCTGAGAATTCGGGCGCACAGGGCCGGAATACCGGTCAGTGTTGTCCACGGCTCCTCCGTCTACACTTCGGTCCCGGGTCTCCTCGGCCTCCAGCACTATAAATTCGGTAGAACCACATCGCTTCCATTCCCGGAGAAGGGCTTCTTTCCGAAAAGCCCATACGAAGTTATAAGAGAGAACACCGCCCGGGGTCTCCACACCCTTGTTCTCCTAGATATTCAGGCGGAAAAAGGGCGGCTGATGACGGCCAACGAGGCTCTCGAAATCATGTTGGCGCTCGAGGCCGGAGAGGGTGGAGGCGTTCTAAAGGGTGAGAGGCTGGTCTGCGTGGTGGCGAGGGCGGGGTCGATGACTCCTGTGGTCAGGGCAGGGTCCATCGAGCGGCTCAGGCACGAGGGCTTTGGTCCCCCGCATCACACCATTGTGGTGCCAGGAAGGCTGCATTTCATGGAGGCGGAGGCGCTGGTCGAGCTGGCCGGAGCACCCAAAGAAATTCTTGAGGACCGGGGGCCGGGGCCATAG
- a CDS encoding PKD domain-containing protein, whose translation MRLKAGAFALLLIISTSSAPLAAVELVELSQGSGARAGDNFGAALAAADVNGDGAEDICVGAPGSDLSGNDAGAVYIFYGPVSASPSALSAGLADVVLTGTISGALFGSSISGGGDINGDSVDDIVIGAPGHMGERGAAFVFFGGSLSNCSAEFANVTILGSQPGEGVGKSVSIPGDLNGDGLDDFALGVPGASWSGEARVYFGGRLSGRTLYPDLWELPQDWPQPLDFTSGLNSTGNTFTLSGDDDGWDWERNIYGGADPNVLFLLPDGANEAALHLRLGGVSSGGGAGNNNVPVSGGFGIEFFITAEMCSQIRNGSTALLAFDWEILDEAGLEAWDGEVAWLKACISNATGRYHLGSSLDADSQPQDDDRPDSVSDSTPEIYFYDWGDGMDRRVSGHFFSEVTKYFSAPGYYYLDFGAKLGDWSHPAEYLHVLFDNITLFITPLHTPDAVLYSPCSPGFGNLVSGGGDFNGDGLCDLIVVGDDDRVFVYYGNPMLGEVYGLKWASITPTAKAAGDTTGEPIESLQSDDNQYYRVGQGRVMWLNGFRTSGLEGVLNAAFLFCSFRTRTGTWYEYYSGANPIRLALPTRPLTNTSLQPWYTPTESLLGPLDLTGAGVVEISDLSSLQVEFTNNDGGSRDDWVEFDVVYVVLAFSASPSVTISGPALSNIGASAAPLGDLDSDGYGEIALGAPNASEGCGAVYVFGGGPGLKSFLNHTRARAIISGTASNSRFGEALASGMVSLDGVRDLLIGAPGARCVYLFNGTPELNDARADQADARLEAGGPEGLFGSSLFAADIDSHGCAEVLVGAPGEGGKGKAYLFSNPDERTVGEALEVTFLPARDPIILEGETQEFSFRVLNPVSELGIRSQWYLDSALIDEVRGNRYNYTSTHTSAGIHEVMVRIWDGFRSTSHNWRVNVLDVNAPPIVNWWPAGDFDMAEGETVTLVANAFDVDNDSLEFRWRLDGEDIPHGLPLYHYTPDFSSAGEHQASCTVSDGHGHLSSYIWNISVRNLNRPPVIVLALPAGESVSVYEGEELAFSIQCLDPDGDALSLMWYYCGALVAVNTYDFTLRPDYRSAGTKEVRAAVSDGEATTTRCWSVSVIDVNAPPVVVDSLPRGEPKVNAGEAVDFWISAIDPDGNSLTVSWLVDGEAAGWGSFSHRVLTSNESPSTQLICAIVSDGQNIVFRNWTLRVNHPPRISSWIPVGDMVALKRGEARLFFITSVDPDGDLLEVSWQLDGAPVTGAKGNSIRLAGDGLEPAFHTLSVFVSDGALEDFHEWVVEVGTGPLQPPIPVIELRPRVPRVGQELVLFAGESRDDGEIVNYTWELGDGTVGHGPVLAHVYTEAGTYTVRLTITDNEGNRAEATVVVAVLPAIQHGRGDNEWRPVALLVLMVLIPLLVILTVIVLLQRKILKGLASGDEPDQKKADLDGGDG comes from the coding sequence ATGCGCCTGAAGGCCGGGGCCTTTGCTCTTCTCCTCATCATCTCCACATCGAGTGCCCCACTTGCAGCAGTGGAACTCGTAGAGCTATCCCAGGGCTCCGGGGCCCGAGCCGGTGATAACTTCGGGGCCGCCTTGGCTGCCGCAGACGTCAACGGTGATGGCGCCGAGGACATATGCGTCGGGGCGCCGGGGAGCGACCTCAGCGGAAACGACGCGGGCGCCGTTTATATTTTCTATGGGCCTGTGTCGGCCTCGCCCAGCGCTCTCTCAGCGGGCTTGGCGGATGTTGTGTTGACCGGGACCATTTCCGGCGCTCTCTTCGGGAGCTCTATCTCGGGAGGCGGGGACATAAACGGCGACTCGGTGGACGACATAGTGATCGGCGCTCCGGGACACATGGGAGAGAGGGGAGCGGCGTTCGTTTTCTTTGGCGGGTCTCTCAGCAATTGTTCCGCTGAGTTCGCCAATGTGACCATTCTTGGCTCGCAGCCTGGCGAGGGAGTGGGCAAGTCGGTCTCGATTCCCGGAGATTTGAACGGTGACGGCCTTGATGATTTTGCCCTTGGAGTGCCAGGTGCATCTTGGTCGGGCGAGGCGAGGGTCTACTTTGGAGGGAGGCTTTCGGGGAGGACTCTCTACCCAGACCTCTGGGAACTTCCCCAGGACTGGCCCCAGCCGCTCGACTTCACCTCCGGGCTTAACTCCACCGGCAATACCTTCACGCTCTCCGGTGACGACGACGGCTGGGACTGGGAGCGGAACATCTACGGGGGAGCCGACCCGAATGTTCTATTCCTCTTACCAGACGGCGCAAACGAGGCCGCGCTGCATTTGCGCCTCGGAGGGGTGTCTTCAGGCGGTGGAGCTGGGAACAACAATGTTCCCGTGAGTGGGGGCTTTGGCATCGAGTTTTTCATCACTGCGGAGATGTGCTCGCAGATTCGGAACGGCTCCACCGCCCTACTCGCCTTCGATTGGGAGATATTAGACGAGGCGGGGTTGGAGGCCTGGGACGGAGAGGTTGCTTGGCTGAAAGCCTGCATCTCCAACGCAACTGGAAGATATCATCTTGGCTCGAGCCTCGACGCAGACAGCCAGCCTCAGGATGACGACAGGCCCGACTCTGTATCCGACAGTACTCCAGAGATTTACTTCTACGACTGGGGGGACGGGATGGACCGGAGGGTTTCGGGCCACTTCTTTTCTGAAGTGACAAAATATTTCTCGGCCCCCGGTTACTACTATCTAGACTTCGGCGCGAAGCTGGGCGACTGGTCACATCCCGCGGAGTACCTGCATGTCCTTTTCGACAACATCACGCTCTTCATCACGCCCCTCCACACACCGGACGCTGTTTTGTACAGCCCTTGCTCCCCCGGCTTCGGAAATCTGGTATCAGGAGGCGGCGACTTCAACGGCGATGGCCTGTGCGACCTCATTGTCGTAGGGGATGACGACAGGGTCTTCGTGTACTACGGAAACCCTATGCTTGGCGAGGTGTATGGACTGAAGTGGGCCAGCATCACACCAACGGCAAAAGCTGCCGGAGACACAACTGGAGAGCCAATAGAGAGCCTCCAGAGCGACGACAATCAGTACTACAGAGTTGGTCAGGGCAGGGTGATGTGGCTCAACGGGTTCAGAACCTCTGGCCTCGAAGGCGTCCTGAACGCCGCTTTCCTCTTCTGCTCGTTCCGCACGAGAACCGGCACATGGTATGAGTACTACAGTGGCGCCAATCCCATCCGACTCGCCCTTCCCACTCGACCACTTACAAACACCAGTCTCCAGCCCTGGTACACCCCAACCGAGTCCCTCCTGGGCCCGCTCGATCTCACCGGAGCGGGTGTGGTCGAAATCAGCGACTTGAGCTCGCTTCAGGTTGAGTTCACCAACAACGATGGAGGTAGCAGGGACGATTGGGTGGAGTTCGATGTGGTGTATGTGGTGCTCGCTTTCTCAGCGTCGCCCAGCGTAACGATATCAGGACCCGCACTCAGCAATATCGGAGCGAGCGCAGCCCCTCTCGGGGATCTTGACAGCGATGGTTACGGGGAGATTGCGTTGGGGGCTCCGAACGCTAGCGAGGGCTGCGGGGCGGTCTATGTATTCGGCGGGGGGCCTGGCCTGAAATCGTTCCTAAACCATACACGTGCCCGCGCAATAATATCAGGCACCGCCTCCAACAGCCGTTTCGGGGAGGCGCTCGCCTCGGGAATGGTCTCTCTCGATGGAGTGAGGGATCTCCTCATCGGGGCACCCGGCGCCCGGTGCGTGTACCTCTTCAACGGTACGCCGGAGCTGAACGACGCTAGGGCAGACCAAGCCGACGCAAGGCTCGAAGCGGGTGGACCGGAAGGCCTTTTTGGCTCCTCCCTTTTCGCGGCAGATATCGATAGTCATGGCTGTGCTGAAGTGCTCGTGGGGGCCCCCGGCGAGGGCGGGAAGGGGAAGGCTTATCTCTTCTCCAATCCCGACGAGAGAACTGTCGGTGAGGCTCTTGAAGTGACCTTCCTCCCTGCAAGGGACCCCATCATTCTGGAGGGCGAGACCCAGGAGTTCTCGTTCAGGGTTCTCAACCCCGTGAGTGAGCTGGGAATCCGCTCCCAGTGGTACCTCGACAGTGCTCTCATTGATGAAGTCCGTGGGAACCGATACAACTACACCTCCACACACACATCCGCCGGCATCCACGAGGTCATGGTAAGAATCTGGGACGGATTCCGCTCAACTTCCCACAATTGGCGCGTCAATGTGCTGGATGTGAACGCGCCCCCCATCGTTAACTGGTGGCCCGCTGGCGATTTCGATATGGCCGAGGGAGAGACGGTCACTCTCGTTGCCAACGCTTTCGACGTGGACAACGATTCGCTGGAGTTCAGGTGGCGGCTGGACGGCGAGGATATTCCACATGGCCTTCCTTTATATCACTACACTCCCGACTTCTCCTCCGCCGGAGAACATCAGGCCAGTTGCACAGTCAGTGACGGCCATGGCCATCTAAGCTCATACATCTGGAATATTTCAGTTCGCAACCTTAACCGGCCCCCCGTAATCGTGCTTGCTCTGCCCGCGGGGGAGAGCGTTTCGGTATATGAAGGCGAGGAACTCGCTTTTTCGATTCAGTGCTTGGATCCGGACGGAGATGCCCTGAGCTTGATGTGGTATTATTGCGGGGCTCTGGTAGCCGTGAACACTTATGATTTTACGTTGCGGCCGGATTATAGGTCTGCCGGGACGAAGGAGGTGAGGGCCGCAGTCTCTGATGGTGAGGCCACGACCACCCGCTGCTGGAGCGTGAGCGTGATTGATGTGAACGCACCGCCCGTGGTCGTGGACTCTCTTCCCCGTGGGGAGCCAAAAGTGAACGCAGGGGAGGCTGTGGACTTCTGGATATCCGCCATTGACCCGGATGGGAATTCGCTGACAGTCTCTTGGCTCGTCGATGGTGAGGCTGCTGGATGGGGCTCATTCTCCCACAGGGTCTTGACATCGAATGAGTCCCCCAGCACACAACTCATTTGCGCCATCGTGAGCGATGGGCAGAACATCGTCTTCAGGAACTGGACCCTGCGCGTGAACCACCCCCCACGGATATCGAGCTGGATACCGGTTGGGGACATGGTCGCTCTTAAGAGGGGGGAGGCGAGGCTGTTCTTTATAACGTCAGTGGATCCAGACGGGGATCTGCTTGAGGTGAGCTGGCAGCTTGACGGGGCACCCGTCACTGGCGCAAAGGGCAACTCCATAAGGCTCGCAGGCGATGGGCTTGAGCCAGCCTTTCATACACTCTCCGTATTTGTCTCTGATGGGGCTCTCGAGGATTTTCATGAGTGGGTGGTCGAGGTCGGGACCGGGCCCCTCCAGCCACCGATTCCCGTTATTGAGCTCAGGCCCCGAGTTCCGCGGGTGGGTCAGGAATTGGTCCTATTCGCGGGAGAAAGCCGGGACGATGGTGAGATAGTAAACTACACTTGGGAGCTTGGGGACGGAACGGTGGGTCATGGACCCGTGCTCGCCCATGTCTACACAGAGGCCGGCACATACACGGTGAGATTGACAATCACCGACAATGAAGGAAACAGGGCAGAGGCTACTGTGGTGGTCGCGGTTCTGCCGGCCATACAACACGGGAGAGGGGACAACGAGTGGAGACCGGTGGCTCTCCTTGTCCTGATGGTGCTGATTCCGCTCCTCGTCATTCTAACGGTAATTGTCCTGCTCCAGAGAAAAATATTGAAGGGGCTGGCGAGCGGGGACGAGCCTGACCAAAAGAAGGCTGATCTGGACGGGGGCGATGGCTGA
- a CDS encoding OsmC family protein — MYVYSSKVTWTEGRKGKVACGNGFKGVFSASPEFQGETGALTPEDSFVASVNMSFTLAFLRFAEKEQVGLRAFECNCNGIMDRTLPRIAFKRVVIHPRVVVASDEDIAKAERCLELAQKHSAVVNSVKPKVVMEYKVELEKETEKRE, encoded by the coding sequence TTGTATGTCTACAGCTCCAAGGTGACATGGACCGAGGGACGAAAGGGGAAGGTCGCGTGTGGCAATGGCTTCAAAGGAGTTTTCTCTGCGTCTCCCGAGTTTCAGGGCGAGACCGGTGCGCTCACACCCGAGGACTCGTTTGTGGCCTCAGTCAACATGAGCTTCACGCTCGCCTTTCTCCGTTTCGCCGAGAAGGAGCAGGTCGGGCTCAGGGCCTTCGAATGCAATTGCAATGGAATCATGGACAGAACGCTGCCCCGGATTGCCTTTAAAAGGGTGGTGATTCACCCTCGCGTCGTGGTAGCCTCCGATGAGGACATCGCTAAAGCGGAGCGCTGCCTTGAGCTCGCGCAAAAGCACAGCGCGGTGGTTAACTCCGTTAAACCAAAGGTGGTTATGGAGTACAAAGTCGAGCTCGAGAAAGAGACAGAGAAGCGGGAGTAG